GTTTGCAAGGCAAATGCTTGCTACTTCAGGGCAAACGTATTAGGACTTCTTTGCCAGGACCGAAGCAGAGTTTCAGCGATCTGGAGTGCTTGAACTTAGCTCTCCGCTCTCAACAAGTCTAAATCGAGTCCTGCTCATTTCGATAATAGAGCTGAGATTCCGAGTAAGCGTTGCCTATCTGGCTGCCATAAGATTGCTTCCAAGCAATTGCCGCAAGCAGTTAGCGAGTCCGGATGGTGTGAATCGCGCAGCAACAGGTACCGCTGCTGGCTGCGAGAGCGAGTCAGGTCGCCGGTCAAGAAGGGAGCGAACGCGACGTATGAAGGTGTAAGAATTCCAGCGGCAGTCCGTCGGCATCGGCGACAAAGGCAACCTCGTAGATGCGATCTCCGATCGACTGTTGAGTTGGTTCCAGCAAAACCTGGAGGGGCTTTAGAGTCGCAGCACTCAGGCGCGATCGCAGTTGCTCGAGCCATGCTTGCATGTTCTCGGCGAGGTGCGTCACGTCGAATGACAGGTGGTAGTAGCCTACGTAGTGTTCGTCGTGAAAGGCGTCAGGAGCGGGGTGAGGCAGAGGGATCTCGATCAGTTCGATGCGCCCGCCCAGCCCTTCCATCCAGCACGCGAGCGTCAGACTGGTCGTAAAACGCTCGCAGACGCGGAAACCAAGCTGCTCGTAGAAAGCAATCGCGCAGTGGATGTCGGCCGTACGGATGGAAGCGTGATGCATTAGGACGAAACGGAGGGGTAAAACAGACGAACCATCGTCGCCAGGAGCGGCTATTCGAATAGGCGGAAATAAGGATAGCGAACGGGGACGCCCGGTTCTTTCTCGAGGTCGAAGTTAATCACGTCCCAGCAGGGATCGCCATCGCTATCGGAGCTGAATTCGATGGGCAATCCGTACAGACGGGGAGGGTCGCTGCTGGCATCGCTGCGCCAAGAAGTGTTGCGCTCTAGGTAGCCGCTGACGAGTTCGAGGTAGCGACGGGCAACAATAACGCGTGTAGCACGGTAGCCCTGGGTGTAGAGGCGATCGAGGGCTTCGTGGATTTCGAAGCGAATCCCGTCGGGATGGGTGTGTTGGCGGTACCATTCACTTTTCCAGCGCCGCCAACGCCGACCGGACTGAAGATGCACGAGTTCACCAGTTTTGGGTTCTGCTTCAAATGCTCCATGGCGGGGACAGAGATAAGTGTCGGTGAGCGTTAGCGCGGGAATAGTTTGGCGACAGTGCGGACAGTGGATTTCGGCCCCGAAGATCGGGTATTGTAAAATAGGATTCATTTTAAATCTGCGTGCCGTTTGGCTCCAGTACTGCTGGGAGTCGTCTCGCCAACTGCGCGAATGCCTCGCTGTTAGCCACGCGCATCCTTGATTATATCTATCGAGTATCAGTAGAAGTGGTCTTCGTACAGAGACTATTTTGGCGTGCAAGCGCGCAATCGCGACAATCGCAGAGTAGCTAGACAGTCAGTTACTAGGGTTTTGCAGAAAGCTTCAATCCGATTGGGAGACTTAGCCTAAATCGTATATAACATTCTCGGTTAGATCCCAAGGGCACATGTCACCTATCTGGTAGAAAACTAGAAACTGCTCGATCCTTTAAACAGTCTAGGTTCACTGCGCGAGCTAGTTTCTAGCGCATTGCAATGCCTCTTTGCATGCCGATGTGAATTATCTTTCTAGAAGGTGAGAGGCACCTGTGCTCGAGCTTTGGATATACGAAAATAGGCAATAATGGTAAGCCGCTAACTCCATTTTACTGAGGAGTTTCCTTGGCAAGACCAAGTGCTGTACTGCTAATTTTACAACAATACACCCTAACTTACTATGCAAACTTAAACTTTTCCTGCAGGTACCAGTAGCATCGAGGCAAACATACTGTAATAAATTTCGTTTTGGCCACAACAACAATTTCCTAAAATTATTTTTAGAGGCCACATTTTGATTGAAGCCACGCAGTAATGATAAATTTGCCAGAGTGTCTCATTGAGGCTGTCCACGAGGCGGTTGTATCTGGCTGGATCTCTATCAGTTCGTTATGGCTTTTATCTGAATCTATTTTGATTCATGCCATAGATCGCGGCGATCGCGCTGCTTCTTTTGCAATAACGCTATGCTCAGAGCGCCCTGAGGAGAAATGATGCCAATGACTCTGCTTCCAGTTCGCGGAAAAAGTCAGTTGTGGAAATATCGAATCGCGCGTTTGCTGCGGGAAAGCTTCGGTCTTTTGCTTTGAGAAAGCCGCATGTCATCACATCTATGCTGAATTGTATAAAGATCGCGGCTAGTTCGCGAGCATCTTTAGATCGCCGAGTTGCTTCAATCAGTGCATGTACGATTCCTAGGTGAGTGAGGACTCCCTGATTAGGAACACGACGACTCAGCACCCTGCTCGGCAACATTGCCCTTGGCTTTGTCTGACAAGTGGTGTTCGTTCTCCTCAGCTAGTGCTGCTAGCCGCCACAAGCTTGTAAGAACAACAGTTGCGCGGAAAAATTACAAAACGGCTCCGCTGCGCTTGCAGTCTTAGCCTTCGATCGGCTCCCGCTCCCCGAACACGCTCATACCATCTGGGCCGAATTCGTCGAACTTCTGCAATATAAGGAAGGGTTAGTTGCTCGCAACCTTCCACTGCTTTTCGAGGTAGGGATAAAGCCGTTCATACTTGAACTGTGCGAATATTGACCGTTTAGTCGAAGTTTTGCAAAAAGGTTGCGCCATCATTCAGGTCTCCTGCGAAGGCAAGTGGATTTCAATTTCCTGCGAAGGCAAGTGGATTTCAATTTCAGGCCATTCACTGCCCGACGCTTAAGCCCGCGGTCGCCGTGCGGCTCAGGGCATATGGATAAGTAGGATCTCGAATCAAGTCTCCAAACAAGCGCGGCTCGATCTGAGTTTGTTGAGCACCGGAGAGCTGAGTTCCAACGCTCTCATCCGCTGAAACCCCTATCCTCTCGTAAACTCAAAATTGGTATACGTCTGCCCTGCAGCAGGGCTGCGTCCCGATTGGCGAGTGCTCCTGCTCGTGCTAGAGTTTCATGCTGATATTCTTTCTGGTGAGTTCCCGAGCAAAGGAGCACAGCGATCGTGGCTGGCAGCACCGTTAACGCCGATGTTTGGATTAGCGAATACATTACGCCTTGGGACATTTACCTGCACGGCGCTACCCGCGTGCTTGCCCACAAGCAGACGGCTTTCCAGGAAATGTACGTCGTTGAGACCGGTGCATACGGGAAGGGTCTGTTACTCGACGGCAAATGGCAGTCTTGCACGGGTGACGAATTCCTCTACCATGAAGCGCTCGTGCATCCGGCAATTCTGGCCTGTGGTGCGCCCAAGCGCGTGTTGATCCTC
This region of Rubidibacter lacunae KORDI 51-2 genomic DNA includes:
- a CDS encoding VOC family protein, which codes for MHHASIRTADIHCAIAFYEQLGFRVCERFTTSLTLACWMEGLGGRIELIEIPLPHPAPDAFHDEHYVGYYHLSFDVTHLAENMQAWLEQLRSRLSAATLKPLQVLLEPTQQSIGDRIYEVAFVADADGLPLEFLHLHTSRSLPS
- a CDS encoding TIGR02652 family protein produces the protein MNPILQYPIFGAEIHCPHCRQTIPALTLTDTYLCPRHGAFEAEPKTGELVHLQSGRRWRRWKSEWYRQHTHPDGIRFEIHEALDRLYTQGYRATRVIVARRYLELVSGYLERNTSWRSDASSDPPRLYGLPIEFSSDSDGDPCWDVINFDLEKEPGVPVRYPYFRLFE